Part of the Aureitalea marina genome, CCCGCACAACCTCAATGCCAGGCCCTTTGTGATCCCAGAGGACAGCAAGATCACTTTAAAGGTAAGTGGAAGAGAACCCACCTACCTGGTTTCACTGGATTCTCGGATAGGAACGCTGACCAACGAAACCACCATGAACCTGCAACTGGCACCCTTCCGAATCAAGTTGGTACAACTAACGGCAGACAGCTTTATAGATACCCTCAGACAGAAATTACTTTGGGGCGAAGACAAGCGCAATTAGGCAATATTTCGATGGAATTCTAGTTTACCTCATAGTCATTCCCTATCCAGAGGTAGAGGAGTTCAGTTTATTGTTATATTTGCAAACTTTCAGGGAGAATGAGGTATTTTTTATCGGCTATTTTATTGGTAAGCATTTCGTTTTCAGGGATCTCTCAAACCTACGAGGTCGGACTGCTGGCCGGTGGTGCTAACTACATTGGAGATGTAGGAAGGACCAACTACATCCTTCCCAATGAACTGGCCTTCGGTGGGATCTTCAAATGGAACCGCAGCCCTCGACACTCTTTTCGTGGTAGTATTATGTTTGCTAATATCAGCGGAGACGATAGTAAGTCTAGTGACGCACGGCGGGTAGAACGAGGTCTAAACTTTAAGAACACCATTACCGAATTCGGATTGGGCTTAGAATATACCTTTTGGGAATTCGACCTGCACGCTGGAGAACCTCAATCCACTCCTTATTTATATTCAGGAGTTCATTATTTCCTATTTAAAGAGTTGAGACGATTGGGAGACGAGATCAGCGACTACGATAGCAATTCCTCTTTTGCCATTCCAATAGCTCTTGGTTATAAAGCCACAATTGGCACCCGCTTCATCTTGGCCGGGGAGATCGGGGCCAGATATACCTTTACAGACAACCTGGATGGGAGTAATCCAACAAAAGGGGCTCCGGGCAACAATGATGACATCAAATTTGGGAACCTGAATAATAACGACTGGTACGTTTTTACCGGGATAACCCTTACCTTTGCATTCGGGCGACAGCCTTGCTACTGCAACTTTTAACATGACCTTTCTCGAACAAATTGATCGCGAACGTTTACCTGTTCATCTCGCTGTAATTATGGACGGCAATGGACGGTGGGCTAGCCTGAAGGGCTTGTTCCGTGCCAGTGGACACGAACGAGGTGCTAAGGCCGTTCGGGAAATTGTTGAGGCCTGTGGTAAAATTG contains:
- a CDS encoding DUF6089 family protein encodes the protein MRYFLSAILLVSISFSGISQTYEVGLLAGGANYIGDVGRTNYILPNELAFGGIFKWNRSPRHSFRGSIMFANISGDDSKSSDARRVERGLNFKNTITEFGLGLEYTFWEFDLHAGEPQSTPYLYSGVHYFLFKELRRLGDEISDYDSNSSFAIPIALGYKATIGTRFILAGEIGARYTFTDNLDGSNPTKGAPGNNDDIKFGNLNNNDWYVFTGITLTFAFGRQPCYCNF